In Ascaphus truei isolate aAscTru1 chromosome 7, aAscTru1.hap1, whole genome shotgun sequence, one genomic interval encodes:
- the ERICH2 gene encoding glutamate-rich protein 2 — translation MMPGKSNTSTPSKYMPTKLEEKGTTKSLSHSIPNHGKDNLSDSGDEDDKGRAPTELFAEFLKAVMDQDYKQAQKLCQMILIYEPENPEAKEFTPLIEKMLQREDEQCTGDEDSEETDDSSESEESSDGTSDSNEEDTDN, via the exons ATGATGCCAGGGAAGTCAAATACTAGCACACCGAGCAAATACATGCCAACAAAATTAG AGGAAAAAGGAACAACCAAGTCTCTATCACATTCCATTCCTAACCACGGCAAAGATAACCTGTCGGACTCTGGCGATGAAGATGACAAAGGCAGAGCACCCACAGAACTATTTGCAGAG ttccTTAAAGCTGTAATGGATCAGGATTATAAACAGGCACAAAAGCTATGCCAAATGA TTCTCATCTATGAACCAGAAAATCCAGAAGCAAAGGAATTTACCCCACTTATTGAGAAAATGTTGCAAAGAG AAGATGAACAATGTACTGGCGATGAAGACAGTGAAGAAACAGATGACAGCAGTGAAAGTGAGGAAAGCTCCGATGGAACCTCTGATTCAAATGAAGAAGATACTGATAACTAG